A window of Rhododendron vialii isolate Sample 1 chromosome 11a, ASM3025357v1 contains these coding sequences:
- the LOC131307070 gene encoding F-box/kelch-repeat protein At3g23880-like, whose translation MGKNSTSKAAESCFSNVILPEDIVVEILSRLSLASLQRFTCVSKLWRSLISDVSAAKARSPAVLLVSGSRACSFSPRSIDRHDHACVERVSVPWNMDEFISRFRILGSCDGLLLMRIDVDLFLWNPLTAFFKRVLAYEPLRYDYRVRSGLCYDSASDEYKAVLALARHSPGWDDVVVGSFRSKSWKRIGFPYKVHTVGSGPVVNGNIHWFASRKDSGILSPHQIIYFNACMDKFEEVPMPEPKGEDGDIICGLGVLDGYLCMSRSDRRPGDNESNVEVLIMKEYGVKNCWTTLFVVSDGFTFSHCDLLAPLGYTKNGRVLTKVYVCEDRDWHIKAFDLTKNSYRRISIPKEKDHYIDVIVYEESLITPNDDDWEEEEFEEASTYVEYSPHSRKVMRRARAGYWWTTVYT comes from the coding sequence ATGGGAAAGAACAGCACATCAAAAGCAGCAGAATCATGTTTTTCAAACGTTATCCTTCCGGAAGACATCGTCGTCGAGATACTCTCAAGATTATCCCTCGCTTCGCTCCAGCGATTCACCTGCGTTTCGAAGCTGTGGCGTTCTTTGATCTCTGACGTATCCGCCGCAAAAGCCAGGTCACCGGCGGTTCTCCTCGTATCCGGCTCAAGAGCGTGTTCCTTTTCGCCTCGCTCCATCGACCGACACGACCACGCTTGCGTGGAAAGGGTTTCTGTTCCCTGGAACATGGATGAATTCATTTCCAGGTTTCGAATCTTGGGATCGTGCGACGGGTTGTTGCTTATGCGTATCGACGTGGACTTGTTCTTGTGGAATCCACTGACTGCATTCTTCAAGAGAGTGCTAGCATATGAACCATTGCGTTATGACTACAGAGTTCGTTCCGGGCTTTGCTATGACTCCGCCAGTGATGAGTACAAGGCCGTTCTCGCGCTCGCCCGTCATAGTCCCGGTTGGGATGATGTTGTGGTTGGTAGTTTCAGAAGCAAGAGTTGGAAACGGATCGGGTTCCCGTACAAGGTACATACAGTGGGTTCGGGGCCCGTGGTCAATGGTAATATTCACTGGTTTGCTTCTAGGAAGGATTCAGGTATCCTTTCACCCcaccaaattatttactttaatGCGTGTATGGATAAGTTCGAGGAGGTACCAATGCCAGAGCCTAAAGGAGAGGACGGTGATATCATTTGTGGATTAGGAGTTTTGGATGGATACCTTTGTATGTCTCGCTCGGACCGTCGTCCAGGCGACAACGAAAGTAATGTTGAAGTATTGATAATGAAAGAATACGGTGTGAAAAATTGTTGGACTACTCTGTTCGTGGTTTCAGATGGTTTTACCTTTAGTCATTGTGATCTGTTGGCGCCATTAGGCTATACAAAAAATGGTAGGGTTCTAACAAAGGTTTACGTATGTGAGGACCGTGACTGGCATATAAAGGCATTCGATTTGACCAAAAATTCTTATAGGAGAATTTCGATACCAAAGGAAAAGGATCACTATATAGATGTTATTGTGTATGAGGAAAGTTTGATTACACCTAACGACGATGATTGGGAAGAGGAAGAGTTTGAAGAGGCGTCGACATATGTGGAATATAGTCCTCACTCGCGGAAAGTAATGAGAAGGGCCAGGGCGGGTTACTGGTGGACCACGGTTTACACATGA